One Drosophila santomea strain STO CAGO 1482 chromosome X, Prin_Dsan_1.1, whole genome shotgun sequence DNA segment encodes these proteins:
- the LOC120456750 gene encoding neurogenic protein mastermind isoform X4 has protein sequence MPKCDVKTRYIPATFAWIVLLLTTFLFFFYPCQYYVKSHPWVLAYQGVITFFVLANFTLATFMDPGIIPKDCEEELRAPLYKNAEINGITVKMKWCVTCKFYRPPRCSHCSVCNHCIETFDHHCPWVNNCIGRRNYRFFFFFLVSLSIHMLSIFSLCLVYVLKIMPNIKDTAPIVAIILMGLVTILAIPIFGLTGFHMVLVSRGRTTNEQVTGKFKGGYNPFSRGCWHNCCYTQFGPQYPSLLNPKKYASRRSQVQNQAISTICNDRSGQQTGGGGGAGGNGTAAVSGGGVGGAGGGGGMRGTAVQYSPRSFYDASREKRGIQLSPGRECSDTDLEPPPASQSQDCEPTPPLQRHNSSSFYLPQVSDAGGLNGSVSTGGGGGGGGGDSPRHMRLYHPRHSPHARPRGLDPQRGYTSDALSPDHPVGYGVAIGVNGPQQQQQQQQQQQQALAAAAAAAAVAAQNQRSATTTATPTMQQRIKPLGVATPLVMASPVRRSNPGTPTQPRRPDFIGLNAQAVAQQQQQQQQAAAAAAAAAYYEYTSGLPPQHPQAPSIQQQQQQLLLQQQRVLMQHQQQQQALQQQQQQQAAVHAAHPQHAALAQAAYGGSPQRRFLSEGELVRQGAGGGVAGGELSYARSNNTVDNIRELAGSPQRGVYMWKDTSPGFTSNAGQQQQQQQQQQQAQQVVSSGIGSSTGTLSSSGAAVGVMPHAQYMTAGGGAHPLIMTHSRLQDYTIQQQQQQQQQQQAAAAAAAASYHRSNPTSPTTMPQVSGAGQSYILRYGGGGAAGAAGSSGSLASVTASNPATGGGGYQPALRGGVAVFPPNPLGNQGGGNLQTQPSPQIKRKQTPTRPMSFVRALEMADSMEMQSMEQQQNGGIPGSGSVGNNQQAGGGGAAGHLMQGNATNSGTPDRASIYDMNYEISV, from the exons CTGCCAGTACTACGTGAAGAGCCATCCATGGGTGCTGGCCTACCAGGGCGTGATCACATTCTTCGTGCTGGCCAACTTCACGCTGGCCACGTTCATGGACCCGGGCATCATCCCCAAAG ACTGCGAGGAGGAGCTGCGCGCCCCGCTCTACAAGAATGCGGAGATCAATGGGATCACCGTCAAGATGAAGTGGTGCGTCACCTGTAAGTTCTATCGTCCGCCGCGCTGTTCCCACTGCTCCGTTTGCAATCACTGCATAGAG ACCTTTGATCATCACTGTCCGTGGGTGAACAACTGCATCGGCAGGCGGAACTACAgattctttttcttcttcctCGTTTCGCTGTCCATTCACATGCTGAGCATCTTCTCGCTGTGCCTGGTCTACGTGCTGAAGATCATGCCCAACATCAAGGACACGGCGCCCATCGTAGC CATTATCCTGATGGGCCTGGTGACCATACTGGCCATCCCCATCTTCGGACTGACCGGCTTCCACATGGTCCTGGTGTCGCGGGGTCGGACAACCAACGAGCAGGTGACCGGAAAGTTCAAGGGCGGCTACAATCCGTTCTCGCGCGGCTGCTGGCACAACTGCTGCTACACACAGTTCGGACCTCAGTATCCCAG CCTGCTCAACCCGAAGAAGTACGCCTCGCGGCGATCTCAGGTGCAGAACCAGGCGATCAGCACCATTTGCAACGACAGGAGCGGCCAGCAGACGGGCGGCGGGGGCGGGGCCGGCGGCAATGGTACCGCCGCGGTGTCCggtggcggcgtcggtggAGCGGGCGGCGGGGGCGGTATGCGCGGCACTGCGGTGCAGTACTCACCACGCTCCTTCTACGATGCGAGTCGCGAGAAGCGGGGAATACAG CTTTCGCCCGGACGTGAGTGCTCCGACACCGACCTGGAGCCGCCGCCCGCCTCCCAGAGCCAGGACTGCGAGCCGACGCCTCCGCTGCAGCGGCACAACTCCAGCAGCTTCTATCTGCCGCAGGTGAGCGACGCCGGCGGTCTGAACGGCAGCGTTTCCAcgggcggcggaggaggcggcggcggcggggATTCGCCGCGCCACATGCGTCTCTACCATCCGCGTCACAGTCCGCACGCGAGGCCCAG GGGTCTGGATCCGCAGCGGGGCTACACGAGCGACGCCCTGTCGCCGGACCATCCCGTTGGCTATGGCGTCGCCATCGGCGTGAATGgaccgcagcagcaacagcaacagcagcagcaacaacaacaggcgctggcggctgcagcggcggcggcggcggtggcagcaCAAAATCAACGCAGCGCGACGaccacggccacgcccacaatgcAGCAGCGGATCAAGCCGCTGGGCGTGGCCACGCCCCTCGTGATGGCGAGTCCAGTGCGAAG ATCTAACCCGGGCACGCCCACGCAACCGAGACGCCCCGATTTCATCGGACTGAACGCACAGGCGgtggcgcagcagcagcagcagcaacagcaggctgctgcggcggctgcagcagcggccTATTACGAGTACACCAGCGGCCTGCCGCCGCAACATCCGCAGGCGCCCAgcatccagcagcagcagcagcaactgctcCTGCAGCAACAGCGTGTCCTCAtgcagcaccaacagcagcagcaag ctctgcagcagcagcagcagcagcaggcggcggTACATGCGGCGCATCCGCAACACGCCGCTCTGGCGCAGGCGGCGTACGGCGGCAGTCCACAGAGGCGCTTCCTCTCCGAGGGCGAACTGGTGCGCCAGGGTGCCGGCGGAGGCGTTGCCGGCGGTGAATTGTCCTACGCACGGTCCAATAATACGGTGGATAATATACGAGAGCTGGCCGGCAGTCCGCAGCGCGGCGTTTACATGTGGAAGGACACGTCGCCGGGATTCACTAGCAACGccggacagcagcagcagcagcagcaacaacagcagcaggcacaACAGGTGGTCAGCAGCGGGATTGGCAGCAGTACGGGCACGCTGTCCAGCAGCGGAGCCGCCGTCGGTGTGATGCCGCATGCCCAGTACATGACGGCGGGCGGAGGAGCACATCCGCTGATCATGACGCACTCGCGACTCCAGGACTACAccatccagcagcagcagcagcagcagcaacaacagcaggcaGCGGCGGCTGCGGCAGCAGCCTCATATCATCGCTCCAATCCGACGAGTCCCACCACCATGCCACAGGTGTCCGGCGCTGGCCAGAGCTATATACTGCGCTACGGTGGCGGAGGAGCGGCCGGAGCAGCCGGCAGCAGTGGTAGTTTAGCCAGCGTGACCGCCAGTAATCCCGCCACTGGTGGCGGTGGCTATCAGCCAGCATTGCGCGGCGGAGTGGCCGTATTTCCGCCCAATCCGCTGGGAAATCAGGGCGGTGGCAATCTGCAGACGCAGCCCTCGCCACAAATCAAGCGAAAGCAGACGCCAACGCGGCCCATGAGCTTTGTGCGAGCGCTAGAGATGGCGGACTCCATGGAGATGCAGTCAATGGAACAGCAGCAGAACGGCGGAATTCCCGGCAGCGGGTCGGTGGGAAACAATCAACAGGCGGGCGGCGGCGGAGCTGCCGGTCACCTAATGCAGGGCAACGCCACCAATTCGGGCACTCCGGATAGGGCCAGCATCTACGACATGAACTACGAGATCTCCGTATAA
- the LOC120456750 gene encoding neurogenic protein mastermind isoform X2, which produces MPKCDVKTRYIPATFAWIVLLLTTFLFFFYPCQYYVKSHPWVLAYQGVITFFVLANFTLATFMDPGIIPKDCEEELRAPLYKNAEINGITVKMKWCVTCKFYRPPRCSHCSVCNHCIETFDHHCPWVNNCIGRRNYRFFFFFLVSLSIHMLSIFSLCLVYVLKIMPNIKDTAPIVAIILMGLVTILAIPIFGLTGFHMVLVSRGRTTNEQVTGKFKGGYNPFSRGCWHNCCYTQFGPQYPSLLNPKKYASRRSQVQNQAISTICNDRSGQQTGGGGGAGGNGTAAVSGGGVGGAGGGGGMRGTAVQYSPRSFYDASREKRGIQVKTYMAEGNGYNQRSGSTTLYSKLSPGRECSDTDLEPPPASQSQDCEPTPPLQRHNSSSFYLPQVSDAGGLNGSVSTGGGGGGGGGDSPRHMRLYHPRHSPHARPRGLDPQRGYTSDALSPDHPVGYGVAIGVNGPQQQQQQQQQQQQALAAAAAAAAVAAQNQRSATTTATPTMQQRIKPLGVATPLVMASPVRRSNPGTPTQPRRPDFIGLNAQAVAQQQQQQQQAAAAAAAAAYYEYTSGLPPQHPQAPSIQQQQQQLLLQQQRVLMQHQQQQQALQQQQQQQAAVHAAHPQHAALAQAAYGGSPQRRFLSEGELVRQGAGGGVAGGELSYARSNNTVDNIRELAGSPQRGVYMWKDTSPGFTSNAGQQQQQQQQQQQAQQVVSSGIGSSTGTLSSSGAAVGVMPHAQYMTAGGGAHPLIMTHSRLQDYTIQQQQQQQQQQQAAAAAAAASYHRSNPTSPTTMPQVSGAGQSYILRYGGGGAAGAAGSSGSLASVTASNPATGGGGYQPALRGGVAVFPPNPLGNQGGGNLQTQPSPQIKRKQTPTRPMSFVRALEMADSMEMQSMEQQQNGGIPGSGSVGNNQQAGGGGAAGHLMQGNATNSGTPDRASIYDMNYEISV; this is translated from the exons CTGCCAGTACTACGTGAAGAGCCATCCATGGGTGCTGGCCTACCAGGGCGTGATCACATTCTTCGTGCTGGCCAACTTCACGCTGGCCACGTTCATGGACCCGGGCATCATCCCCAAAG ACTGCGAGGAGGAGCTGCGCGCCCCGCTCTACAAGAATGCGGAGATCAATGGGATCACCGTCAAGATGAAGTGGTGCGTCACCTGTAAGTTCTATCGTCCGCCGCGCTGTTCCCACTGCTCCGTTTGCAATCACTGCATAGAG ACCTTTGATCATCACTGTCCGTGGGTGAACAACTGCATCGGCAGGCGGAACTACAgattctttttcttcttcctCGTTTCGCTGTCCATTCACATGCTGAGCATCTTCTCGCTGTGCCTGGTCTACGTGCTGAAGATCATGCCCAACATCAAGGACACGGCGCCCATCGTAGC CATTATCCTGATGGGCCTGGTGACCATACTGGCCATCCCCATCTTCGGACTGACCGGCTTCCACATGGTCCTGGTGTCGCGGGGTCGGACAACCAACGAGCAGGTGACCGGAAAGTTCAAGGGCGGCTACAATCCGTTCTCGCGCGGCTGCTGGCACAACTGCTGCTACACACAGTTCGGACCTCAGTATCCCAG CCTGCTCAACCCGAAGAAGTACGCCTCGCGGCGATCTCAGGTGCAGAACCAGGCGATCAGCACCATTTGCAACGACAGGAGCGGCCAGCAGACGGGCGGCGGGGGCGGGGCCGGCGGCAATGGTACCGCCGCGGTGTCCggtggcggcgtcggtggAGCGGGCGGCGGGGGCGGTATGCGCGGCACTGCGGTGCAGTACTCACCACGCTCCTTCTACGATGCGAGTCGCGAGAAGCGGGGAATACAGGTAAAGACTTATATGGCCGAGGGCAATGGTTATAATCAACGGTCGGGCAGCACAACGCTTTACAGTAAG CTTTCGCCCGGACGTGAGTGCTCCGACACCGACCTGGAGCCGCCGCCCGCCTCCCAGAGCCAGGACTGCGAGCCGACGCCTCCGCTGCAGCGGCACAACTCCAGCAGCTTCTATCTGCCGCAGGTGAGCGACGCCGGCGGTCTGAACGGCAGCGTTTCCAcgggcggcggaggaggcggcggcggcggggATTCGCCGCGCCACATGCGTCTCTACCATCCGCGTCACAGTCCGCACGCGAGGCCCAG GGGTCTGGATCCGCAGCGGGGCTACACGAGCGACGCCCTGTCGCCGGACCATCCCGTTGGCTATGGCGTCGCCATCGGCGTGAATGgaccgcagcagcaacagcaacagcagcagcaacaacaacaggcgctggcggctgcagcggcggcggcggcggtggcagcaCAAAATCAACGCAGCGCGACGaccacggccacgcccacaatgcAGCAGCGGATCAAGCCGCTGGGCGTGGCCACGCCCCTCGTGATGGCGAGTCCAGTGCGAAG ATCTAACCCGGGCACGCCCACGCAACCGAGACGCCCCGATTTCATCGGACTGAACGCACAGGCGgtggcgcagcagcagcagcagcaacagcaggctgctgcggcggctgcagcagcggccTATTACGAGTACACCAGCGGCCTGCCGCCGCAACATCCGCAGGCGCCCAgcatccagcagcagcagcagcaactgctcCTGCAGCAACAGCGTGTCCTCAtgcagcaccaacagcagcagcaag ctctgcagcagcagcagcagcagcaggcggcggTACATGCGGCGCATCCGCAACACGCCGCTCTGGCGCAGGCGGCGTACGGCGGCAGTCCACAGAGGCGCTTCCTCTCCGAGGGCGAACTGGTGCGCCAGGGTGCCGGCGGAGGCGTTGCCGGCGGTGAATTGTCCTACGCACGGTCCAATAATACGGTGGATAATATACGAGAGCTGGCCGGCAGTCCGCAGCGCGGCGTTTACATGTGGAAGGACACGTCGCCGGGATTCACTAGCAACGccggacagcagcagcagcagcagcaacaacagcagcaggcacaACAGGTGGTCAGCAGCGGGATTGGCAGCAGTACGGGCACGCTGTCCAGCAGCGGAGCCGCCGTCGGTGTGATGCCGCATGCCCAGTACATGACGGCGGGCGGAGGAGCACATCCGCTGATCATGACGCACTCGCGACTCCAGGACTACAccatccagcagcagcagcagcagcagcaacaacagcaggcaGCGGCGGCTGCGGCAGCAGCCTCATATCATCGCTCCAATCCGACGAGTCCCACCACCATGCCACAGGTGTCCGGCGCTGGCCAGAGCTATATACTGCGCTACGGTGGCGGAGGAGCGGCCGGAGCAGCCGGCAGCAGTGGTAGTTTAGCCAGCGTGACCGCCAGTAATCCCGCCACTGGTGGCGGTGGCTATCAGCCAGCATTGCGCGGCGGAGTGGCCGTATTTCCGCCCAATCCGCTGGGAAATCAGGGCGGTGGCAATCTGCAGACGCAGCCCTCGCCACAAATCAAGCGAAAGCAGACGCCAACGCGGCCCATGAGCTTTGTGCGAGCGCTAGAGATGGCGGACTCCATGGAGATGCAGTCAATGGAACAGCAGCAGAACGGCGGAATTCCCGGCAGCGGGTCGGTGGGAAACAATCAACAGGCGGGCGGCGGCGGAGCTGCCGGTCACCTAATGCAGGGCAACGCCACCAATTCGGGCACTCCGGATAGGGCCAGCATCTACGACATGAACTACGAGATCTCCGTATAA
- the LOC120456750 gene encoding neurogenic protein mastermind isoform X1: MPKCDVKTRYIPATFAWIVLLLTTFLFFFYPCQYYVKSHPWVLAYQGVITFFVLANFTLATFMDPGIIPKASPDEDCEEELRAPLYKNAEINGITVKMKWCVTCKFYRPPRCSHCSVCNHCIETFDHHCPWVNNCIGRRNYRFFFFFLVSLSIHMLSIFSLCLVYVLKIMPNIKDTAPIVAIILMGLVTILAIPIFGLTGFHMVLVSRGRTTNEQVTGKFKGGYNPFSRGCWHNCCYTQFGPQYPSLLNPKKYASRRSQVQNQAISTICNDRSGQQTGGGGGAGGNGTAAVSGGGVGGAGGGGGMRGTAVQYSPRSFYDASREKRGIQVKTYMAEGNGYNQRSGSTTLYSKLSPGRECSDTDLEPPPASQSQDCEPTPPLQRHNSSSFYLPQVSDAGGLNGSVSTGGGGGGGGGDSPRHMRLYHPRHSPHARPRGLDPQRGYTSDALSPDHPVGYGVAIGVNGPQQQQQQQQQQQQALAAAAAAAAVAAQNQRSATTTATPTMQQRIKPLGVATPLVMASPVRRSNPGTPTQPRRPDFIGLNAQAVAQQQQQQQQAAAAAAAAAYYEYTSGLPPQHPQAPSIQQQQQQLLLQQQRVLMQHQQQQQALQQQQQQQAAVHAAHPQHAALAQAAYGGSPQRRFLSEGELVRQGAGGGVAGGELSYARSNNTVDNIRELAGSPQRGVYMWKDTSPGFTSNAGQQQQQQQQQQQAQQVVSSGIGSSTGTLSSSGAAVGVMPHAQYMTAGGGAHPLIMTHSRLQDYTIQQQQQQQQQQQAAAAAAAASYHRSNPTSPTTMPQVSGAGQSYILRYGGGGAAGAAGSSGSLASVTASNPATGGGGYQPALRGGVAVFPPNPLGNQGGGNLQTQPSPQIKRKQTPTRPMSFVRALEMADSMEMQSMEQQQNGGIPGSGSVGNNQQAGGGGAAGHLMQGNATNSGTPDRASIYDMNYEISV; the protein is encoded by the exons CTGCCAGTACTACGTGAAGAGCCATCCATGGGTGCTGGCCTACCAGGGCGTGATCACATTCTTCGTGCTGGCCAACTTCACGCTGGCCACGTTCATGGACCCGGGCATCATCCCCAAAG CCTCGCCCGACGAAGACTGCGAGGAGGAGCTGCGCGCCCCGCTCTACAAGAATGCGGAGATCAATGGGATCACCGTCAAGATGAAGTGGTGCGTCACCTGTAAGTTCTATCGTCCGCCGCGCTGTTCCCACTGCTCCGTTTGCAATCACTGCATAGAG ACCTTTGATCATCACTGTCCGTGGGTGAACAACTGCATCGGCAGGCGGAACTACAgattctttttcttcttcctCGTTTCGCTGTCCATTCACATGCTGAGCATCTTCTCGCTGTGCCTGGTCTACGTGCTGAAGATCATGCCCAACATCAAGGACACGGCGCCCATCGTAGC CATTATCCTGATGGGCCTGGTGACCATACTGGCCATCCCCATCTTCGGACTGACCGGCTTCCACATGGTCCTGGTGTCGCGGGGTCGGACAACCAACGAGCAGGTGACCGGAAAGTTCAAGGGCGGCTACAATCCGTTCTCGCGCGGCTGCTGGCACAACTGCTGCTACACACAGTTCGGACCTCAGTATCCCAG CCTGCTCAACCCGAAGAAGTACGCCTCGCGGCGATCTCAGGTGCAGAACCAGGCGATCAGCACCATTTGCAACGACAGGAGCGGCCAGCAGACGGGCGGCGGGGGCGGGGCCGGCGGCAATGGTACCGCCGCGGTGTCCggtggcggcgtcggtggAGCGGGCGGCGGGGGCGGTATGCGCGGCACTGCGGTGCAGTACTCACCACGCTCCTTCTACGATGCGAGTCGCGAGAAGCGGGGAATACAGGTAAAGACTTATATGGCCGAGGGCAATGGTTATAATCAACGGTCGGGCAGCACAACGCTTTACAGTAAG CTTTCGCCCGGACGTGAGTGCTCCGACACCGACCTGGAGCCGCCGCCCGCCTCCCAGAGCCAGGACTGCGAGCCGACGCCTCCGCTGCAGCGGCACAACTCCAGCAGCTTCTATCTGCCGCAGGTGAGCGACGCCGGCGGTCTGAACGGCAGCGTTTCCAcgggcggcggaggaggcggcggcggcggggATTCGCCGCGCCACATGCGTCTCTACCATCCGCGTCACAGTCCGCACGCGAGGCCCAG GGGTCTGGATCCGCAGCGGGGCTACACGAGCGACGCCCTGTCGCCGGACCATCCCGTTGGCTATGGCGTCGCCATCGGCGTGAATGgaccgcagcagcaacagcaacagcagcagcaacaacaacaggcgctggcggctgcagcggcggcggcggcggtggcagcaCAAAATCAACGCAGCGCGACGaccacggccacgcccacaatgcAGCAGCGGATCAAGCCGCTGGGCGTGGCCACGCCCCTCGTGATGGCGAGTCCAGTGCGAAG ATCTAACCCGGGCACGCCCACGCAACCGAGACGCCCCGATTTCATCGGACTGAACGCACAGGCGgtggcgcagcagcagcagcagcaacagcaggctgctgcggcggctgcagcagcggccTATTACGAGTACACCAGCGGCCTGCCGCCGCAACATCCGCAGGCGCCCAgcatccagcagcagcagcagcaactgctcCTGCAGCAACAGCGTGTCCTCAtgcagcaccaacagcagcagcaag ctctgcagcagcagcagcagcagcaggcggcggTACATGCGGCGCATCCGCAACACGCCGCTCTGGCGCAGGCGGCGTACGGCGGCAGTCCACAGAGGCGCTTCCTCTCCGAGGGCGAACTGGTGCGCCAGGGTGCCGGCGGAGGCGTTGCCGGCGGTGAATTGTCCTACGCACGGTCCAATAATACGGTGGATAATATACGAGAGCTGGCCGGCAGTCCGCAGCGCGGCGTTTACATGTGGAAGGACACGTCGCCGGGATTCACTAGCAACGccggacagcagcagcagcagcagcaacaacagcagcaggcacaACAGGTGGTCAGCAGCGGGATTGGCAGCAGTACGGGCACGCTGTCCAGCAGCGGAGCCGCCGTCGGTGTGATGCCGCATGCCCAGTACATGACGGCGGGCGGAGGAGCACATCCGCTGATCATGACGCACTCGCGACTCCAGGACTACAccatccagcagcagcagcagcagcagcaacaacagcaggcaGCGGCGGCTGCGGCAGCAGCCTCATATCATCGCTCCAATCCGACGAGTCCCACCACCATGCCACAGGTGTCCGGCGCTGGCCAGAGCTATATACTGCGCTACGGTGGCGGAGGAGCGGCCGGAGCAGCCGGCAGCAGTGGTAGTTTAGCCAGCGTGACCGCCAGTAATCCCGCCACTGGTGGCGGTGGCTATCAGCCAGCATTGCGCGGCGGAGTGGCCGTATTTCCGCCCAATCCGCTGGGAAATCAGGGCGGTGGCAATCTGCAGACGCAGCCCTCGCCACAAATCAAGCGAAAGCAGACGCCAACGCGGCCCATGAGCTTTGTGCGAGCGCTAGAGATGGCGGACTCCATGGAGATGCAGTCAATGGAACAGCAGCAGAACGGCGGAATTCCCGGCAGCGGGTCGGTGGGAAACAATCAACAGGCGGGCGGCGGCGGAGCTGCCGGTCACCTAATGCAGGGCAACGCCACCAATTCGGGCACTCCGGATAGGGCCAGCATCTACGACATGAACTACGAGATCTCCGTATAA
- the LOC120456750 gene encoding neurogenic protein mastermind isoform X3, whose product MPKCDVKTRYIPATFAWIVLLLTTFLFFFYPCQYYVKSHPWVLAYQGVITFFVLANFTLATFMDPGIIPKASPDEDCEEELRAPLYKNAEINGITVKMKWCVTCKFYRPPRCSHCSVCNHCIETFDHHCPWVNNCIGRRNYRFFFFFLVSLSIHMLSIFSLCLVYVLKIMPNIKDTAPIVAIILMGLVTILAIPIFGLTGFHMVLVSRGRTTNEQVTGKFKGGYNPFSRGCWHNCCYTQFGPQYPSLLNPKKYASRRSQVQNQAISTICNDRSGQQTGGGGGAGGNGTAAVSGGGVGGAGGGGGMRGTAVQYSPRSFYDASREKRGIQLSPGRECSDTDLEPPPASQSQDCEPTPPLQRHNSSSFYLPQVSDAGGLNGSVSTGGGGGGGGGDSPRHMRLYHPRHSPHARPRGLDPQRGYTSDALSPDHPVGYGVAIGVNGPQQQQQQQQQQQQALAAAAAAAAVAAQNQRSATTTATPTMQQRIKPLGVATPLVMASPVRRSNPGTPTQPRRPDFIGLNAQAVAQQQQQQQQAAAAAAAAAYYEYTSGLPPQHPQAPSIQQQQQQLLLQQQRVLMQHQQQQQALQQQQQQQAAVHAAHPQHAALAQAAYGGSPQRRFLSEGELVRQGAGGGVAGGELSYARSNNTVDNIRELAGSPQRGVYMWKDTSPGFTSNAGQQQQQQQQQQQAQQVVSSGIGSSTGTLSSSGAAVGVMPHAQYMTAGGGAHPLIMTHSRLQDYTIQQQQQQQQQQQAAAAAAAASYHRSNPTSPTTMPQVSGAGQSYILRYGGGGAAGAAGSSGSLASVTASNPATGGGGYQPALRGGVAVFPPNPLGNQGGGNLQTQPSPQIKRKQTPTRPMSFVRALEMADSMEMQSMEQQQNGGIPGSGSVGNNQQAGGGGAAGHLMQGNATNSGTPDRASIYDMNYEISV is encoded by the exons CTGCCAGTACTACGTGAAGAGCCATCCATGGGTGCTGGCCTACCAGGGCGTGATCACATTCTTCGTGCTGGCCAACTTCACGCTGGCCACGTTCATGGACCCGGGCATCATCCCCAAAG CCTCGCCCGACGAAGACTGCGAGGAGGAGCTGCGCGCCCCGCTCTACAAGAATGCGGAGATCAATGGGATCACCGTCAAGATGAAGTGGTGCGTCACCTGTAAGTTCTATCGTCCGCCGCGCTGTTCCCACTGCTCCGTTTGCAATCACTGCATAGAG ACCTTTGATCATCACTGTCCGTGGGTGAACAACTGCATCGGCAGGCGGAACTACAgattctttttcttcttcctCGTTTCGCTGTCCATTCACATGCTGAGCATCTTCTCGCTGTGCCTGGTCTACGTGCTGAAGATCATGCCCAACATCAAGGACACGGCGCCCATCGTAGC CATTATCCTGATGGGCCTGGTGACCATACTGGCCATCCCCATCTTCGGACTGACCGGCTTCCACATGGTCCTGGTGTCGCGGGGTCGGACAACCAACGAGCAGGTGACCGGAAAGTTCAAGGGCGGCTACAATCCGTTCTCGCGCGGCTGCTGGCACAACTGCTGCTACACACAGTTCGGACCTCAGTATCCCAG CCTGCTCAACCCGAAGAAGTACGCCTCGCGGCGATCTCAGGTGCAGAACCAGGCGATCAGCACCATTTGCAACGACAGGAGCGGCCAGCAGACGGGCGGCGGGGGCGGGGCCGGCGGCAATGGTACCGCCGCGGTGTCCggtggcggcgtcggtggAGCGGGCGGCGGGGGCGGTATGCGCGGCACTGCGGTGCAGTACTCACCACGCTCCTTCTACGATGCGAGTCGCGAGAAGCGGGGAATACAG CTTTCGCCCGGACGTGAGTGCTCCGACACCGACCTGGAGCCGCCGCCCGCCTCCCAGAGCCAGGACTGCGAGCCGACGCCTCCGCTGCAGCGGCACAACTCCAGCAGCTTCTATCTGCCGCAGGTGAGCGACGCCGGCGGTCTGAACGGCAGCGTTTCCAcgggcggcggaggaggcggcggcggcggggATTCGCCGCGCCACATGCGTCTCTACCATCCGCGTCACAGTCCGCACGCGAGGCCCAG GGGTCTGGATCCGCAGCGGGGCTACACGAGCGACGCCCTGTCGCCGGACCATCCCGTTGGCTATGGCGTCGCCATCGGCGTGAATGgaccgcagcagcaacagcaacagcagcagcaacaacaacaggcgctggcggctgcagcggcggcggcggcggtggcagcaCAAAATCAACGCAGCGCGACGaccacggccacgcccacaatgcAGCAGCGGATCAAGCCGCTGGGCGTGGCCACGCCCCTCGTGATGGCGAGTCCAGTGCGAAG ATCTAACCCGGGCACGCCCACGCAACCGAGACGCCCCGATTTCATCGGACTGAACGCACAGGCGgtggcgcagcagcagcagcagcaacagcaggctgctgcggcggctgcagcagcggccTATTACGAGTACACCAGCGGCCTGCCGCCGCAACATCCGCAGGCGCCCAgcatccagcagcagcagcagcaactgctcCTGCAGCAACAGCGTGTCCTCAtgcagcaccaacagcagcagcaag ctctgcagcagcagcagcagcagcaggcggcggTACATGCGGCGCATCCGCAACACGCCGCTCTGGCGCAGGCGGCGTACGGCGGCAGTCCACAGAGGCGCTTCCTCTCCGAGGGCGAACTGGTGCGCCAGGGTGCCGGCGGAGGCGTTGCCGGCGGTGAATTGTCCTACGCACGGTCCAATAATACGGTGGATAATATACGAGAGCTGGCCGGCAGTCCGCAGCGCGGCGTTTACATGTGGAAGGACACGTCGCCGGGATTCACTAGCAACGccggacagcagcagcagcagcagcaacaacagcagcaggcacaACAGGTGGTCAGCAGCGGGATTGGCAGCAGTACGGGCACGCTGTCCAGCAGCGGAGCCGCCGTCGGTGTGATGCCGCATGCCCAGTACATGACGGCGGGCGGAGGAGCACATCCGCTGATCATGACGCACTCGCGACTCCAGGACTACAccatccagcagcagcagcagcagcagcaacaacagcaggcaGCGGCGGCTGCGGCAGCAGCCTCATATCATCGCTCCAATCCGACGAGTCCCACCACCATGCCACAGGTGTCCGGCGCTGGCCAGAGCTATATACTGCGCTACGGTGGCGGAGGAGCGGCCGGAGCAGCCGGCAGCAGTGGTAGTTTAGCCAGCGTGACCGCCAGTAATCCCGCCACTGGTGGCGGTGGCTATCAGCCAGCATTGCGCGGCGGAGTGGCCGTATTTCCGCCCAATCCGCTGGGAAATCAGGGCGGTGGCAATCTGCAGACGCAGCCCTCGCCACAAATCAAGCGAAAGCAGACGCCAACGCGGCCCATGAGCTTTGTGCGAGCGCTAGAGATGGCGGACTCCATGGAGATGCAGTCAATGGAACAGCAGCAGAACGGCGGAATTCCCGGCAGCGGGTCGGTGGGAAACAATCAACAGGCGGGCGGCGGCGGAGCTGCCGGTCACCTAATGCAGGGCAACGCCACCAATTCGGGCACTCCGGATAGGGCCAGCATCTACGACATGAACTACGAGATCTCCGTATAA